CAGTAAAAGACAGATGGACAGCTGCCAACGTCTTTCACATGGAAGAGTGTGATGGGGGTAATAGCAGCTAATTCAGCCCACATTAAGCAGTGGTGTGGTACTGGTAACTCTAGGCCATACTCGGCGGTTTATGCTCTGTGGTTTTGCCATTGTCCATCTGACCGCGTTTCAGGGACAGGAAATGGAAGCGGTTCTTAATGCTGCttatgctgctgctgttgttattgAAAGTGTTCAAGAAATCTTCCGCTCCCTCTGCTCTGTCACCTGCGTACACACAAACAGGCATATGAAAACTAAAACAACTGTTAACTACTGCATGACTCTGCTGATATTCAGAGAATGAGAGGAAATATCCAGTTTTTGAGAGGCAGGAAATAAAATGCTTTGTCATCTCTCATTTTTGCACCTGGCAGAGGCATTAGTGTTACTTGTCACAGTGATAAAGAGAATCCCCTGATTCTCTTTATCACTGCAGCAgaggaaataaatcaaaatgagAAAATCCATCTTTATAGTAGGTGGGCAAAATGTCAGGAATAAAGCATAATGGAACATGATgacataagaaaataatcagtaatgTGTCATGTGGCCCAACAATAATGAGTGTTACTGTTACCTCTAATGAAGAGGACTCTTCTTCAGTAACAGCAaatcccaaagtgttttattctttttattcctCAGCAATTTGACTAAAAcacttatatatattattgaatAGCTCCATCTTTTTTCCACTTCTAAATATTTTTCATGTTGTAGAATGTAATTagttataacagctataaacagttccTTTTCCCAgctgctctttttctctattcaGTTCCACCCAAACTgtatttgtgtagcacttttaacaatggactttgTCAAAAACAGCTTTAAAGAAACCTACAAATTTAGGATATAAATGTTACATTTAAAAATTTCTCCCTAATGATGTAGCCAGAGGTGATGGggtcaaggaaaaactccctgggaaacatcagaggaaccagactcaaaaaggaatTCATCCTtctctgggtgacaccagacagAGTGATTACAAAAAGAAAATCCCTTCTATAACTGCACTATATAAGCAAAAATTTCTAGTTACaacatgaagtctattttgttgGTTAACAATTGTTCAATGATGGATACTTGATGGTGCAAAACTATTTGTGGCAACTAAAGCTAAAGCTATAATAGCAACTGCACTCCTAAGCCATCATAGCAAAATGGTTTCAAAGTGGAACCATCCACAGTAATCGTGTGTTACTGTCCACGTAGGGTCATAGATATCTGATTATAATCAAGATATTTTCCTTTGGCAAGATGTCATGTTTATACAGTGTTATGAAGATGTTGTAGAAATCATCACTATTGTTCTTTAAGAAAAGCATGACGACATAAATGACCACAATAACAATATGAAAATGAAAGTCTCATCACTTACCCTTTCTTTCTATTAGAAAAAGATTACAATAATCATAGGGAAATTCCTATACAAATATAGGTAGATATTTTTGTGTGCTGACATTTCACATACTGACACACCCAAATAAACAGGTTTTGCTGTGAACATCTCACCTCTCTCCATGTCGCACTCGGGTGAGGAGGCGCCGCTGCATTCACTTCGAGGTCCAAGGATAGGTGAAATCAGGCCAAAGTCTGACAGGGAAACAGTACTGGGCAGTTCCAAGCTGCAAGGCCGTGTTGAGGGAGATGAaaaagaggaagatgaagaagtaaatgatggagatgaggaagaggagaaggtgCACAGCAGTTGCAAAGGGCTATTGCCTCCAGAGTTCATGCTACATGTGGACTGTGTTTCTGAATCCTCCTCAGACATGGCGCTGTTACTGCAGTTTTCATCCTCAAATGTCTCTGATGCCACTGGAGTGAGACAGGATAGAGAAGGGTGAGTTTTATTGTCAGCTGTCTAGCACTAGCAAAAACATACTCATGCACAATGTTGATGCCAATTATCCATCCAAGCAATGTCACTGTACCAGGAATAAAAACtagacacaaataaaaaaattttaaaacttGACCTTGTGACTGTCATCCAGATGACATCCAGTTCATAAACACTGCATGCCCAAGGCATTTATCGTTCTTTGGCCTTCATTATGCATTGTAATAAAAGTCTAACCAGCACTCAATTATGTTGCAACACATTCCAGAAGAAAAAGCTAatcattaatgtttttgttgatTAATTGACAATGCTGTACAAGAGTCTGATAGACAGTTTCATAAATATGTCAAGCTTCCAGTGCACAGAGGGCAGAGTATTTACCCggaaaatgtttgttttgtaaaacaTTTGTTCACTGAAAATTGCAGTACTCCACCATCATAAAAATGCACTAAACCTGAtgtcaaaataatataaaaaataacaaaataacaaaattcaattcatatttaaataataataacaatagcagtaataataatattaataatgcagGGCACTGACTTATTATTGTGGTCCTGTCAACAATTTCAGAAATCAGTGTGTACTCACTGGATATACCATCAGAATCCATTTTGAAGTTGGTGATATCATCTCCGGTGACCCCATCAGTCTCTGACCCCACTCCTCTCTCTCGCATTCCAATGGAGCGCCGGCGCTCATGAATCTCATCTGAGATCATCTCTAGGTTTTTTAGAGCTGTCTTATATTCCCCTTTGGAGTATGTTAACTTGGTCTGAAGGTCATCCACATTTGTTTTCAGTTGCTATAATGATAAAGATGTagtaaaacacagagagagagagcgagagaaagagttACAATTTAAACAAACTGCAGGTATACAACAGTAGTACACTAAGCATATACGACATGGTAATATAATCCTCTAAAAGCTTACCTCTAGCTGCAAGTAGTACTTTGCCTTCAGTTCAAAATAAGGCCtgagacaggaagacagagagaatacATCTATGAATAGAACTGTACGTAATGCCATAGCAACAATTTGCCTTGCCCGCCAGGTTCAGTGAGGGCTTTTGAGGCGGATTACCCGCCTGTCACTCTGCCTGAACTCTAAAGCTGAAGCTGGATTATTAGGAAACTGTATGTAGGCAAAGTAGGAAGTACAGTTTGGCAGAGGAGAAATTACACCCCTGATAATGTGCCTGGAAAACATACTTAAAATGATGCAGAAAATGACGTAAAATCCATACTGAAGCACTGCATGGTGCTGAGATAAGCGTTTGAAACCATTCTTATGTCACCATATTTTTAGTATGAGAGTGCCTGAGATAAATAAAATCCTTTGCTCTAGTCTGGGAAATCAATTCAGTCACATAACATGGTCATAATCCATAGCATAAAACAACTTCACTGCTTGGAGATTGACATTTATAACCACTGGATATTGACATTTATAACCATGTGGATTAAAATACTCACTTGGACTTGCTGATGGTGCGTTTAAGCTTCTTCTCCAGCTGCTTCATGTGGCTCATGGCTGCACTGTATCTGGCTGCTGTCTCTTTATGTAACAGTTCGCTGCGGCTCTTCGTTTGTTCTGCCTCCATCACCTTTAAATGCAGCACATTTGCAACATCTTCAATGCAGCTTGCACTGCTGTGTTTAACTGGCCACTTGTTGAACTTTGAGATGTTGtgtttaaatatatactgtaaacatAAAAACCTAAGCTTCTAAGCATCTATGCTTCTAAGCTTCTATGCTTCAGCATTATTAAACCTCAGTTCTGCTGTATGTGTGACATTTTACTGACAAGTGCTTACTTTTAATCttagaaataaaatcataaaaacagACACTTCAACTGCAGAGAAAAGGAAGGTGGCtatagaaaatatttatatatatcaaaGATATGAAAACCAAAGCTGGAAAGTCATTTAAATACACATTCTACCAGGATTGAGTTAAAAAAAGGTCATgtgtaaaatctgtaaaaacaaacaaacaaaaaaaacccactaaaAAAACGTAAATCTGTATATTTTAATGGTTCTATCACTGGGGATTATACAACTTATCTGCTCATGTCTAGTGACGTTGACTGCATTGAGGCACCACATTACTCACCCTCTGAGTGGCGTGGTTCAGCATCTCCTGCCAGGCTGAGTCAAAGTGACGCTTGTCTTCCTCCAAGAGCCTCTGTTCAGCAAGGGCTATAGTCTCTTTGGCAGCCCGAAGCACTTCAGTAGCTCTCTGGAAGTCTTGTGTTGTCCTCTGGGCCTCAAGCTGAGCCTGGGCACAGGGCAGCATGATCAGTCAGACACCACCAGCAATATGATGCCAGGACACAGAGCAGACTCCTGCTGAGGGACCAGTCTGCCTTTAGGCTTTTTATCCCATATTCCAGTCTGCTTTCTGTCAATTTGCTTTTTTTGTCAGTTTGTCAGGCTGAAATACCAAAAAGTGAACTGCTCTGGTTACACAATGGTTCACATGgaacaaaaaaaggaatatcAGGAGCTATAGAAGTATGGACTTTGCAACTGAAAAAAGCTGCCTATGAGAGAACATTAAAGCCTTACCATCATAATCTGCTGCTATTTTTATGCTCTTGACTCTATTCTTCTTTTACTGGTACTGACAGGTGAATGCCTGAAGAAAATTCTTTACAAACAAAGCCTGTTTATTCTGTGGGTGCTACTCAGTGAGAATAAAAGTCAGAGTAATTTTTATACTCGACTATAACACAAAGGCCTCCAGTGACAGCAACCATTTTACTTTGACTGGGTTTATATCCTCTCTATTTTCTTTGCAACATATATCCTGTATATGACAATAAAGCACCAACGCTTTATTCTTGTATGTTAGACCACTTTTTGATTTCAAATACTGGAGAGAACTTTACCTTTGGTAATTCAACATATAGAGCTGAACAGCTACATTTAATTACTTAGCCTGAACTTAAATTAGAGTACTATGCATTGCACTGTAGTGATATGTAAAATACAGAACTGATGCCTTGACCAGAAGCATTGCATGTGAACATCTGATGCTTAGTAGGTTTATCAATTCTATAAAAATGTAAGCTAGTTCTCGCCCATGTTCCTCAACCAAAACCACTACTGCTATGAAACTTCCCCAAACATCCAAACGTCAAATGCAATACCAAAACAGCTCGCTGCTCTCTTCTCTGCTATTTTTGTTCACACTTCAAACAGACATAATAATGGGGAACTACCAACCAAATAAGAAGATGGTTCATTGCTACATCTGAGAATGAAATATTTGCATAAAATGGGGGAACCTTTAATTGTGGTAAATTTGCAAAGATAAATGCTATACAGAATGCtccacattgttttttttcccttattaCTTACACACATGGCTACTGTAGTATCTGTTCTGTTACATAGTACAATTTGAGTTAAGGATATTGTTATGCACTGTGGTATTTAGCAAGGAAGCAGCTTGCATGGGTAGTACACAGTATTTACAGTGCACTATGAAGAAAATATAGTGAACTATCCAGGAAGTTTAATTTGTCCAGTTAGACTccagacacaacaaaacagctgTAAAGAGCACTATATAAATACTATATATTTTAGCTCCAGTGTGTCTGGTTCAAAGGTAATATGTAAGGGAGTGACTCAAAAAGAGGCAAACCtaaatttcagtttatttaaacacacaccaaaatgtTTGAAGGTTATTTTTCTTGTGCATAACAACCACAAGACATAAATTATTCATCTCTATCCAGATGTTTATCACATTAAGATGCATGAGACCAAATAAAATTAGCATTCGGCTAGcgaaaaaacaaacaggacagCATTTTCCTTCACTCCCCCCAAACTTAAACTGAAGAGAGACTCTTTTGTTACTTGGTAAAGTTTTTCATTAACTTTAATGGGACAAGAGCGGCATTAGGGATTGAGaaactgtgtgttatttattatacaaGATGACAATCCAGGAAATTCTCTCTTTAAAATCGCCATCATTTATTCTGTCTGTGCGTGGCTTTTGGATTTGATTAACTAACTAAACAGGAATCCGGATACATCTGGTGTGATGTGTTCCCAAAGACTCCTTATAATTAAACATCCTTTGCCTAGGGGACAGTGCGACCCAGTTGGCTTGATTTACGTTTGTCTATTGCTCTATATTTATACCACATGACCTTATACTAGATGGGGTCATTTATGAGATCTGCCTTCTCTCAAAATTCCTAAGAAAGCTCCAAACATTACAATGCTTACAGTCTGAATCAAAGTAATTATCTACAATGTGCCAACCTCTTCTCGCTTGAGAGTGCTCAAACAATGTTTCATGAACAAATAAGTGCCACAAAACATaatacataacacaataaaacataatattGCCTGTTTAATATTATATGATTTTTAAACCCAATTACAACAAAAGCAATGATACATTATCCACAACTATACTATTTTGTGCATTACAAATAAAGAGAATATGCTACAGTTATGAATTCCATATGACTGGACCATTCTATACggtttaaaaaagttttatgGCTATTTGTTTGAAACAACTCAGGACAGCCATGACTTAATTGGTGGAAAATGTCAGCAGTTGAGAATAAGTTTGAAAAGTATAAGCCAAAAACAATGGATACAATCTAGCAAGGTTTTGTTTGATGCTTTTAAGTATTAGCATTGTTTGCAGTATGATGACATGCACAAAGTAAAACAAAAGCCAAACTTCCCCAAGAAAAAAGGAGACAAATGAAAAAATGAGATAATCCCCTTCACATACATTTCGGAAAATTCAGCCAGcagacaaaaataaacagactcATAAACAGAGACTCAGAAGACAGAAGAGGTGACAAGAATATAAAGACTGAGACAATAAAGGAAACAAGAAAGAGATTAAAACAATGTGAGGAACTATCACTTCTGTATCTGCCTCATTTCCTTTCTTAtcttaggaaaaaaaaagagaacaactTTTCAAAGCAGCCCAGAATGTGAGCAGACCTAAAGGGAGTTTCCAAAGATCAAGTTCTACATCTGTAGGCAATGTGTTGTGAAATGTTGAGGCTGACAAAATGCTGTAAACTCTGCCTTTATTGGCTCAATTTACTTGCAATGTGGTGATTAGTTTCGCATAGCCAGACTTCCAGACAGACAGCAGAAGGCCTGGACTCCACAGCAACTGGCCAAGGACTGCAGAAGAGAGcatctgactgacatgtaaagcatccaatcacagtttcctttttttgtttaacatGCAACCATAGATTATTTAAGAAAGTTGTGAGTCTATTCTGTGAAGGTCAATAATTTGGAAAATAAAGCATTTAGCTGATCCTCATAAGCTCTCATTGTCACAGTTGTAAACAGGacagcttccttcttccatgacGGAAGTAGAGTGTCACCATGGCTTTGTTTCCAAGTGGACTGTTAAGTATGTGACACATATCGCCTGGAAATCATGTATAACCAACTGATTGGATGACGCCTTAGAAACTCCTGAAATAATTCCAATTTTAGGTGCCATATGCAACATAGGCGACCTTCAGCCAATGGGTAATGGGTGTGACGTCTGAGGCTGAGACTAAATGGAGAATAACCATACTAACTAAACACTTCAGTACTGTTTCTACTAGAATTTTCTAGAATACCTTTATTTAGATAACAATAAGCTGAAACAGAGGTTTTATTCTGGACCAATAACACGGTGCTATGAACTCAAAGGTTCTTGCATTAGTGTCTTCAATTTACATATTCttaagacttttatttattcactaatTCTGACACTTTTGATTAAAAAAGTTTTCCAACCTCTATTGCTAGTGATAATATCATTGCATGTATTAATCAGTAACTAGTTATGTCAGGTTTTATCCAGATAATTGTTTACCCACAGTTTCTATTGGCACTTAGTCTCAAAGTACAGGATGGATTTCTGTGttccttcagaaaaaaaaaaaaagaactgtttTGATTACAAACACATTTGTGATCTTTCAGCTATGAACCTTCACTGCAATCAGCTAATGAAACCTTGATCATTCAGATGAGTCTTAGGAATGGAGTTCATTATAAAGAATAATTACTTTTTCATACCTGAGGATGACtcttaaaaattttaataaatgaaatcaatttTCTGTGAAACCTCTATTTATGAAacagtgaaaagaaagaaagggaatgATAAGTATACAAAAATGCATAGACAATCCAGCAAAGCCTAGCACATGTAATGCCAAGTGTTTGCATATAGTGCAGCATGGCACGCAACCTTTGAATGAATCTCACCATGGCCAGCAAGGATTAGAGAATTTTTGGCAGAGAGTATCTTCTAACCTGGGTTCCAGTTTATCTAAAATATGCTGTGGCAAATCCCTTCAGCTGAAAATGTATACTGATTAAGTTAATTCTTAAACTTGAAATCACCAACCTTCACAGTCTTTACATTTAAAAGGCTTCACTTAAGAACCTCAAGCGCCCAATTCTCACACTTTTCTAGCAAATAATCTGAGGAGAATGCCATATTATGATGAATCATCACAGGTTTCCTAGTGTGTCACTCTAAACATCTTACAGTGAACATTACAGGAGGATGATATGCAAAAGAAGTGAACACGCAGCACTACAACCTTATCTATCTGAACACTTAGTAACCAGTGCTCAACAAAACAGACAGAATGTGGATGTGGGTGAGGATATTGTGTCAAAAATTGAAgggaggtggaaaaaaaaaaaaaagagagagtctGATGGGTGCCATGAAGAATTACTTTTACAGACACCTTTTCTACATTGCAATAGGTCTCTATAATATGCAATATTAAATCCCAGCCCGATGCATTCATGATTCAAATCAGTCAGTGCTTCTATAGGAGCAGCTCAAACAATAGATGCAAGACAAATCACAAGTTTATGTTGATGTGCccatttatatacattattgtttctattgtaACAACGTGTACAGGGAATGTGAGATGGGGCTTTTTGGGGTTTGTCAGTAACATGACATGTTGCATTTCTTGTCTTAATgtctgtaagagagagaaaaagtgaggctggtgagggaatgactggtTATAGCTATTATaaagtaagtgataacaggaactagctgTTTAAGTAATGGTCAACaacatgtttatgtttaaaaatgtttataaactgCAGCAGtataagatgaataaaacattagaaATAATCAAAACTTAAAGACATTTATATTGGGCCAAATCATACCACCTTGCTGTTAGAGCAGCACGGTTCCccttattttattccttaaagATCAACATCAACTTTCTTAAGTATGGTAATTgcaatgattttttatttatttagttagtttttttttttatttgttcagcCTCACTGTGTTggaaacattaattaaaatcatTGGTCATGACTAACGTGTGCTTCAGTGTGTCATTCTGGTTAAAATCTTAATGCTGATGAAGATAACACCATGTTTCTCTTTGAACATAAACAAGAGCACAAAGCATTCAGTGCAAAACTGTATACCACAATCTATAATCAGTTTGGTTATATTCAAGGGCTTGtctgaggaagtgtgtgagagacagtgtggaAAACAATTTGTGCGAGGCTGGGAAGCAGGGTACAAGCTCAGCCTGATGTTGTTAACAACCCGACAAAAACaagtgggtgagagagaaaaagagagacaactAGCAAAACAAAAAGGAGGAAAAGACAGTGAAGGAGAAGCGAGCTGGCAgggttttcttttaataatgtCTTGGTCTTTTCCAGCAGTAATACAGTCAGGACTACCACATCATAACCATGATTTATGACTGCATGAGATTTTTGATGATTAAGGGGATCAGACTCTGTCATACTGGCTTCAGACAAAGATATAAAGGTCTATTGGACACAAAAAGCTCTTGAAATCATGTCCCCATTAGTGTATATGTTCAATCTGTAAGCACTCTGTCAATCTGTCAGAGCTGTTTTTATTACCATAATATATCTGCTGTGATAGTGCAGCTGCAAAGCTTTGTCCTAGTTTCACCACATTCTGTctattttaaacattaataacataaaacaaaaaagagtcTGAACATAatcagtaatatttatttaacagcttTGTGGTTAAAAGAAATGTCATAaactgcatttttgttttttattaaaaataagcaTACACGGTTGCCTAGTACAATAAAAGCTTGTTAATTGAAGGAAGCACTATTTCTACTCTAATGCAAAGACATTTGTTAGCCGAAATTTTCTCCATAACCTGGCCAAGACTGTGACCTAAGACTAAAACACAAAGCAGCACATTAATAATGGGTTTCTATATTTGAGTAACTTAATTTCAGAAATAAAGCATCTTAAAATGGTAATACTTGTCCCTGAGGGTTATTATTATACTCTCTGAATACACTgctctaaataaatgtcaaaATTGTTGATGAAACAATTGGGAGAGCAAATCTAAGTCCAAATCACACTCAGAATTACTGATCACCTGGAGGAAAATACATCTGGCATTTAACTAAGTGAACAGTACACTGCAAGTCTGTCCTTCAAGTATATTTTGCAATATGTTACAAGATTATATGCATTTTTTACACTATATGAGATAAACCATTCAGAATATTATAATCCATATATTTTCATTACTGTATGGGACACGTTTTTTCAAGGTAAACACTGAGCAGATATAGGAAACTTCAGTGTGTCATGCTGGTTAAAATTTCCAATGCTGATGAAGATAACACTGTTTCCATTTAGATATAAAGAAGAACACAAAGAATTCAATGCAGAAACTTATACCACAACAGATGCCTTGGCCTAAACTAAGCAAACAGCATCtactaaataaagaaaagtcTTTGCCACACAATAGAAACCAGGAGAGGAAATCAatgattaaaatttatttaatcattgaTTTCCTCTCCTGAAAGAGTGGAGATTTCCTCTCCTGAGAGAGTGGAGAAGATGCTATAAAGCAAATAAGTGTTCCCCAGAGAGTCATAACACTAACCACACTATATAGTAGAGGCAGGGAAGAGTTCAGCACTGATAAGCTTTGAGCAGAGCCAAGGTTGAGATTCACTCACCTGCCGGGCCACACGGCGTGCCTCCCAGTATGGTTTTGAGTCTTCTACAGCCTTGCCGATCTTCTTCAGCAGCTCATCCAATTTCACTGTGGCCTCCACCAGCACAGAGCGAAACCTCTGCCTTGCGTCCTGAGAACCACagcaccaaacatcacacatgAACACGGACCAGAACCAAGACTACTGGAATGATTCTATGAATTCCATAGCAGTTGTTCATGCATTCACATTCCCAGTTTCAATTAAAATATCTTCCTGAATGGGTTAAAACTGTTATCTGAAATAGCTGAGATTTTCTTCTGAGATAAATATGTCACTGGATGAGTGGAGAAAAACACTGCTTGCTTGCACTGAATTCACAGATACACAGGAAAGAGGATATTAATTATTTCTtagattatagaaatatattctATGTCTACAGATTATACAAACAGACTTATATGGAATTGTACCTTTTTCAATAATATATCCAAGAACTGATTTTGTGTTaagtaaaaatttattttatgtcttttATGATTTTGTGTCTTGTGAGTCAAGCACAAGGTCTTTTAGATTTTACATAAAGGTCCCTATAATCTCCTGAATGCCAGCTATGTTCATAGTAACCTTTTAACAAAGGTGAACCGAGTGCTATTGAAAACAGACAGTATAAGAACTATACTCAGCACTATTGAGTCTTGGCACTGGGGAGGATAGTAGTACTACTAGGACATGCTGAGGTTCATGTCACCTAAATTCAGCCAATGTGGACAGAGCAAACCTAGCTTGAAGTGGAGTCACGTAGTCTGCTccattattaggaacacctgtaaacCTGCTcctttatgcagttatccaataaGCCAATCAcgtagcagcagcacaatgcatattATCTTgaagatacaggtcaagagctgttcacatcaaacatctgtATAGTGGTTTTTGGTACCAAATGGCACCTAGTATTTCAGGTGAGATTTCACACAAGAAATTTCACTCTAGGGttcatacagaaataaaaacaagaaagaaataaaaaatatcctgTGCACTGAGAGTCtacatggttaaaaaaaaacacctggtTGATGAGCGTGAAGTCAGAGGAGAATCACCAGACTGGTTTATCCTGCCCAGAAGTCTATAGTCAAATAATCATTTGTTACAAatatggtgagcagaaaagcatctcagaatgcacaaggCATGCACAAATATTGAGGTGTATGGACTACAACACCGGA
The nucleotide sequence above comes from Hemibagrus wyckioides isolate EC202008001 linkage group LG01, SWU_Hwy_1.0, whole genome shotgun sequence. Encoded proteins:
- the sh3bp5b gene encoding SH3 domain-binding protein 5b; this encodes MDNREKESRSDGECESAEEEEVDPRVQGELEKLNQSTDDINRCETELEDARQRFRSVLVEATVKLDELLKKIGKAVEDSKPYWEARRVARQAQLEAQRTTQDFQRATEVLRAAKETIALAEQRLLEEDKRHFDSAWQEMLNHATQRVMEAEQTKSRSELLHKETAARYSAAMSHMKQLEKKLKRTISKSKPYFELKAKYYLQLEQLKTNVDDLQTKLTYSKGEYKTALKNLEMISDEIHERRRSIGMRERGVGSETDGVTGDDITNFKMDSDGISMASETFEDENCSNSAMSEEDSETQSTCSMNSGGNSPLQLLCTFSSSSSPSFTSSSSSFSSPSTRPCSLELPSTVSLSDFGLISPILGPRSECSGASSPECDMERGDRAEGAEDFLNTFNNNSSSISSIKNRFHFLSLKRGQMDNGKTTEHKPPSMA